From the Populus nigra chromosome 13, ddPopNigr1.1, whole genome shotgun sequence genome, the window TATATATGACGtccatttaaattaaaagacaaagcCCTGTGATAACCCAttctcaattttatatattgcttttttaatatttatttattgattaatttcatGTGAGAGTGATGAttctaataaaaacataatcgAGATATACAAACTAATTTGAATATtgatgctaataaaaaaaacaaatcaaaagaatttttaacttaactaatattaaaaaaaaaaaagaataggtcGACACGTTACCCACCTCAGTCATTGCTGCTTTTGTATTATATATTGCAGTATTATCCCAAGTTTAAACCCATCAAGCTAGCTGTCCTTGCAACAATGTCTTTCTCCAACTTTGCCTCCTCTCTATGTCTAATAACCTTTTCTCTCCTTCTCCACACTGTTTTTGGAGCAGGCCCAAATTTCCATTTATGTTCATCTCCTGAGAACTTCACTGCCAATGGCCCTTATGAATCCAACCTAAACAAGCTCACTAGTTACCTTTACTATAAAGCCCCTCCTACAGGTTTTGGTATGGGTTCAAGAGGCCACACCCCGGACCAAACATACGGGCTTGCTCTTTGTAGAGGCGATGTCTCAACCTCAGATTGCAAAACCTGTGTTGTTGAGGCGAGCAGTGAGATTCGAAAGCGCTGCCCATACAACAAAGCAGCTATCATTTGGTATGATAACTGCCTTTTGAAGTACTCAAACACTGGGTTCTTTGGCCAAGTTGATACTGGAAACAAGTTCTACATGTGGAACGTGCACGTTGTGAGTGCGCCAGCTCCATTCAATAAAAAGACCAAAGAGCTTTTGAGCCAGCTTGCCAATAAAGCTCAAGCAACCCCCAAGTTGTTTGCAACAGGAGAGAGGGAACTAGGAAAATCAACCAAGCTTTATGGTCTGGTTCAGTGCACTGGGGATCTTTCTAGTGCTGTTTGTAAGAAATGCCTTGATGGTATAATTGGTGAACTCCCAAGCTGCTGTGATGGGAAACAAGGTGGCAGGGTTGTTAGTGGGAGTTGCAATTTCATATATGAAATATACCCTTTTGTCAATGCTTAAGCACTTGTCGAATATTGTCGAGGGCTTTAGCAGACTATAGTATCGGTCTGTCACCCTTGTCATATGTGCATGTACTTCATGTTTTagtcactttcatgtatttctgaATAAAGTTCTGTGTGGTTTTAAGATCTTCATGAGTTTCTTCCATCAATTAATGGTACCATTGACATATCAGAACttaatcttcttttttactAACATGAACAAGACAACTACGTCCGAGCTGGCATTAATTCATGCTAGATCATGATATCTGCGGTCTTCGTctccttaattttttagaagGGTCTCGGTGGCATCCTTAATTAGagatctaaaataatatatagaagaaaaggttcatttttattcaatctcGAAAAGAAGATTTTGGCATACACAGCCATTTTAAAGATATATACTTGGATTGTAATGAGTTTTGGAGTTCAAAATACCACTACAGAGGAGCTACATCTTGGATTCAATACTTAATCTCATATGCTTTACAATGCCAGTATGCATGCTCGAGGGAATGATTTGGATAGTTGTCCAATGCAATGAAATTATTTCATtggctaatgttttttttttatccttattataATCGAGTGAATATATTGATAAAGCTAGTGCTAGTAAGTTGACGG encodes:
- the LOC133670543 gene encoding cysteine-rich repeat secretory protein 38-like yields the protein MSFSNFASSLCLITFSLLLHTVFGAGPNFHLCSSPENFTANGPYESNLNKLTSYLYYKAPPTGFGMGSRGHTPDQTYGLALCRGDVSTSDCKTCVVEASSEIRKRCPYNKAAIIWYDNCLLKYSNTGFFGQVDTGNKFYMWNVHVVSAPAPFNKKTKELLSQLANKAQATPKLFATGERELGKSTKLYGLVQCTGDLSSAVCKKCLDGIIGELPSCCDGKQGGRVVSGSCNFIYEIYPFVNA